In one window of Dyella thiooxydans DNA:
- a CDS encoding helix-turn-helix domain-containing protein: protein MPSKSTPKREPAPMSSPLGRIAVNVRRRRKAMGLTQAGLSELVPCHPTYVSQIERRTTNISVERLEGLAKVLGVDALTLMQPPKPLTDDIPADLAGLPSATDSEQMQGSKRGKSRRVQRT, encoded by the coding sequence ATGCCCTCCAAGTCCACGCCGAAGCGCGAGCCCGCGCCCATGTCGAGCCCTCTGGGCCGCATTGCGGTCAACGTTCGCCGACGGCGCAAAGCAATGGGCCTGACTCAAGCCGGCTTAAGTGAACTCGTGCCGTGCCACCCCACCTACGTGTCACAGATCGAGCGGCGGACGACCAACATTTCTGTTGAGCGTCTTGAGGGACTGGCGAAGGTCTTAGGTGTGGATGCGCTGACCTTGATGCAGCCACCCAAGCCGCTAACGGACGACATACCGGCAGATCTTGCAGGGCTGCCAAGCGCCACAGATAGCGAACAGATGCAGGGTTCGAAGCGCGGGAAAAGTAGGCGTGTTCAGCGCACCTGA